One window from the genome of Ruegeria sp. THAF33 encodes:
- a CDS encoding ATPase, T2SS/T4P/T4SS family yields the protein MEQASPASYLERYLDPFRDLLRRDDVVEITINPDGKVWLEVAGDATMRHEGQTVDRTTALNMAQTIVGDAKARVSEKNPLVSGKVEYAGRPLRVQVAVPPAIDRGASITIRLFASGSVRDYVPTYLFGKAVSLDALRAEKMKNIASLAEENLEIALQTLVEARLNVLISGGTSTGKTTFARHLLTHVIEHERLITIEDAFELFPGQPNTVALLADRGAGSQRSANALLQASLRMRPDRIIVGELRGAEALTYLEAINTGHGGSVSTIHAETAELAIDRLAIMVLQAGTPLTFAEVREYIRKSIDVIVQLGRVEGRRGITEFYLPGW from the coding sequence ATGGAGCAGGCATCACCAGCCTCATACCTCGAGCGCTATCTCGATCCGTTCCGCGACCTGCTGAGACGCGATGACGTGGTCGAGATCACGATCAATCCGGACGGCAAGGTCTGGCTCGAGGTCGCGGGTGACGCCACGATGCGACACGAAGGCCAGACCGTGGATCGCACCACCGCCCTCAACATGGCCCAGACCATCGTCGGCGACGCCAAGGCCCGCGTCTCTGAAAAGAACCCGCTCGTGTCCGGCAAGGTGGAATATGCAGGCCGGCCCCTCCGGGTCCAGGTCGCCGTGCCGCCCGCCATCGATCGCGGTGCCTCGATCACGATCCGCCTCTTCGCCTCGGGCAGCGTACGTGACTACGTGCCAACCTATCTTTTCGGCAAGGCCGTCTCGCTCGATGCGCTCCGCGCCGAGAAGATGAAGAACATTGCCAGTCTCGCCGAGGAAAACCTCGAGATCGCGCTGCAAACCCTGGTCGAGGCACGGCTCAACGTCCTGATCAGCGGTGGCACCTCGACCGGCAAGACCACCTTCGCCCGACACCTCCTGACGCATGTCATCGAACATGAACGGCTGATCACCATCGAAGACGCCTTCGAGCTTTTCCCCGGCCAACCGAACACCGTCGCCCTTCTGGCCGACCGCGGTGCCGGCTCGCAACGCAGCGCCAACGCCCTCCTTCAGGCCTCCCTCCGCATGCGCCCCGACCGGATTATCGTCGGCGAGCTGCGCGGGGCCGAGGCCCTGACCTATCTCGAAGCCATCAACACCGGTCATGGTGGGTCGGTTTCGACGATCCACGCCGAAACCGCGGAACTCGCCATCGATCGGTTGGCGATCATGGTACTGCAGGCGGGAACGCCGCTGACCTTCGCCGAGGTGCGCGAGTACATCCGCAAGTCCATCGATGTGATCGTTCAGCTCGGGCGGGTCGAGGGGAGGCGGGGGATTACGGAGTTCTATTTGCCGGGGTGGTGA